TTGTCGCGTTTGAGAAGCGACCACCAGCCTGGTTTGGAAATCAAAAGTGTGCAGTTGCTGCCCGCCGGTTCGGGTAAAGCAAAACTGCAGCACACCGACTACAAAATCACGCGTCCGGATCCAGATCTGGGAGATTGCGACGTCGATGAAGTCGCGATTCAAACGCGAATCGAAGAGTTTTTGAAACAAGAAACTGTCACGGTGACTCGTAAGAAAAAGCCGCTGACGGTTCAGCTATCCGAACAAGTGTTGTCGCTGACGTTCGGCGACAACCTCGAACTAACACTTGCCGCATCGGATGCGGCGACACTGAAGCCAACCGATGTGCTGGATCTGATCGGCCTCGCCGATTGGATTGCCGCCGGTTCGCAAATCATTCGAACAGAGGTGGTTTTGACGACCGAAGTCACACCCACCGATCCCAATACATTCGCATCTGCAAACCTCACGCCCCAAGCAGGCGAAACCACCGAAGAGGTGCTTAAATGAAACGAGAAATGTTGATGAACGTGCTCCAGCCTGAAGAGAGCCGCATCGCTATTTTGCACGACGGAAAACTCGAAGAACTTTATGTTGAACGGAAGAGCGTCGAAGCCTACGCAGGAAACATCTATCGCGGGAAAATTGTCAATCTAGAGCCCAGTATCCAAGCCGCCTTCGTCGATTTTGGCGTCGGGCGAAATGGCTTTTTGCACATCAGCGATGTCGAACCGCAGTATTTTCGCCAGGGCGGTTATGATCCCGAAGAGATCAAACGCGAATCGGATGAGATGGCCGAAGCGGCCGCAAAACGTGCTCGCGAATCCGGGCGTGGATCGAAACGGGCATTCAAAGGTGGTCGGCCACGGATCAAGCCACCAATCCAAGAGATTTTTAAGCGTGGCGACGAAGTCTTGGTCCAAGTGATCAAGGAAGGGATTGGCACCAAAGGGCCGACTTTAAGCACGTACATTTCGATCCCAGGACGCTATCTTGTCCTGATGCCAGCGCTCGAACGCGTCGGTGTTAGCCGGAAAATCGAAGACGAAGACGATCGTAAACGCCTGCGACGTTGCTTGCTTTCGCTTAACCCGCCAAAGGGCTTGGGCTTTATCGTTCGCACTGCCGGTGCGGGACGAAGCGAAAAAGAACTGGGCCGCGACATGGATTACCTGATCCGGTTGTGGAAGACCATCGTTCGCAGAGTCAAAGGTGGTGGCGGTCCGGGCGTGTTGTATGAAGAGAGTGATCTGATCATCAAGACGATTCGCGATATCTATAGCGATGACATCGATCACATCATGATCGATGAAAAGCAATCATTCGAAAACGCGCGTGACTTCTTGAAGATGGTCATGCCACGCGTTGTCGACCGGCTGAAGCTTTATGAAGGCCCCGAGCCGTTGTTTCATCGCTACAAGCTGGAACGAGAGATCATCAAGATTCACCAACGTCAGGTGAAGCTACCCAACGGCGGATCGATCGTGATCGATCCGACAGAAGCGTTGGTGGCAATCGATGTGAACAGTGGTAACTTCCGTGGCGGCGAAGAGTCCGCCGAAGAGAATGCGTTCCGCTTGAACTTGGCTGCCGCAAAGGAAATCGCGCGGCAATTGCGATTGCGTGACCTTGGCGGTGTGATCGTCAATGACTTTATCGATATGCGTAAAGAAAGCCATCGACGAAAGGTCGAGCGGGCGCTTCGCGATGCGATGAAGAAAGACCGTGCACGCACAAAAATCTTACGCACCAGTCCGTTCGGCTTGGTCGAGATGACGCGTCAGCGAATTCGTCCGAGTTTGAAACGAAGCATCTATCAAGATTGTCCATGCTGCGAAGGCCGTGGCTTGGTCAAGACCGCCGAAAGCATGTCGATCGAGGTGGTGCGAATGTTGGCGCTGGCTGTCAAGAACGAACATATCCAGCGAGTCACGATTCGTGTCAACGACGCTGTCGCCGCACATCTGAACAACCAGAAACGCCGAAGCGTGATGGAAATGGAAGATGCGGGAAAGATGACCGTTCAGATTTTGGGTAGCGAAGGACTTTATCCGGAGCACCTAGAGATGGATTGCCGGGACGGCCAAGGCGAACGCGTCGAGATCGATTCCTAGTTGGCAGGGAATATAAGAGCATCCTGAGCCGCGAAGGCGTTAGCCGCGGTTGGGTGGTTGGTTGGGTTCGGGGTGCTGGATAACCGACGCTAACGCGTATCGGCTCAGCTGTTGGATCTTGAGCCGCGATGGCGCTAGCCGCGGTTGAGTGTTTGTTTGGATTCAGGGTGCTGGACAACCGACGCTAGCGCGTATCGGCTCAGCTGTTGGATCCTGAGCCGCGAAGGCGTTAGCCGCGGTTGAGTGGTTATTTGGGTTCAGGGTGCTCAATAACCGACGCTAGCGCGTATCGGCTCAGTTGTTGGACCTTGAGCCGCGAAGGCGTTAGCCGCGGTTGAGTGGCTGTTTGGGTTCAGGATGCTGGATAACCGACGCTAGCGCGTATCGGCTCAGTTGTTGGATCTTGAGCCGCGAAGGCGTTAGCCGCGGTTGAGTGGTTGGTTGAGTTCAGGGTGCTGGATAACCGACGCTAGCGCGTATCGGCTCAGTTGTTGGACCTTGAGCCGCGAAGGCGCTAGCCGCGGTTGAGTGTTTGTTTGAGTTCAGGGTGCTGGATAACCGACGCTAGCGCGTATCGGCTCAGTCGTTGTACGTTGAGCCGCGAAGGCGTTAGCCGCGGTTGAGTGGCTGTTTGGGTTCAGGGTGCTGGATAACCAACGCTAACGCGTATCGGCTCAGTTGTTGGACCCTGAGCCGCGAAGGCGTTAGCCGCGGTTGAGTGGTTGGTTGGATTCCGGGTGGTGAATAACCGACGCTAGCGCGTATCGGCTCAGTTGTTGGACCTTGAGCCGCGAAGGCGCTAGCCGCGGTTGAGTGTTTGGTTGGTTTCGGGGTGCTCAATAACCGACGCTAACGCGTATCGGCTCAGTTGTTAGATCCTGAGCCGCGAAGGCGTTAGCCGCGGTTGAGTGTTTATTTGGGTTCAGGATGCTGAATAACCGACGCTAACGCGTATCGGCTCAGTTGTTGGACCTTGAGCCGCGAAGGCGTTAGCCGCGGTTGAGTGGCTGTTTGGGGTCAGGGTGCTGGATAACCAACGCTAACGCGTATCGGCTCAGCTGTTGGAGCCTGGGCCTCATTGGCGATCGCCACGGTTGGATGTTTCTCGATTACAATGCGGGGACCTCTCTTCATCCTTCCTCCCACTATCCCGCGTGTCGTTCGATGAATCGAATTCTTGCCTTGGCCCTCGCCATCATGCCGGTCGCCGTTTCTGCCGGCGAAGTGAAAATTGTTGACGACGGGCAGAAAGCTGTTGTGACCATCGATGGCCAGCCCTTCACCGAATATCGCTACAGCGAATATGCCAAACCGATCCTCTATCCGGTGATCGGCCCAGGCGGAAAGGCAATGACTCGGAACTATCCGATGGTCAAAGACGTCGACAACGAGGCGAGCGATCACCCACACCACAAGTCGATTTGGTACACGCATGACGACGTCAATGGAATTCGCTTCTGGATGGAGGAAACCGAAGGCAAACCCGTCAAAAACATTGGCAAGCAAATCGAAACGTCTTTGAAAATTGAAGGCAACCGCATCGTCACAACCAACGATTGGCAAAGTGCCGATGGTGAGGCCGTCTGCACGGACAAGCGAGTGATAAGCTTTGGTACGGTCGGAGACGCTCGGTACATCGATTATGAGGTCACTTGGATCGCCAGTTCGGGTGATCTGCTGATCGGTGACACAAAAGAAGGCACCATGGGTATTCGTACAAACCCCAACCTTCGCTTGAAAGCGTCAGCAAAGCACGGCAACCACACCGTCAGTGGGCATAGCATTAACAGTGAAGGCGTTCGTGACGGAGCGATGTGGGGCAAGCGTGCAGCGTGGGTTGACTATTGGGGCGAAATCGATGGTGACACCGTTGGCGTTGCGATCTTTGATCACCCAAGCAACCCAAGGCATCCCACTTGGTGGCATGCACGCGATTACGGTTTGATCGCGGCAAACCCGTTTGGCGTCCATGACTTCGAAGGCAAAGAAGACGGCACCGGCGACATGACACTTAAAGCGGGGGGAACGATGACCTTCAAATATCGTTTTTTGTTTCACCCAGGTGATGTCGAAGCAGCCAAGATCGAAGAACGTTATCAAGCGTTTGCCAAGTAGCGGGAAAGCGATTGGCGTATACCCTGATCCGTAATGGCGCCAGCCACGGTTGAGCGGTTGGTTGGGATTAGGGTGGTGGAGAACCGACGCTAGCGCGTATCGGCTCAGTTGTTGTACCTTGAGCCGTGTTGGCGCTAGCCACGGTTGAGTGGTTGGTTGGGGTCTGTGTGGTGGAGAACCGACGCTAGCGCGTATCGGCTCAGTTGTTGGACCTTGAGCCGCGTTGGCGCTAGCCACGGTTGAGTGGTTGGTTGGGATCAGGGTGGTGGAGAACCGACGCTAGCGCGTATCGGCTCAGCTGTTGGATCTTGAGCCGTGTTGGCGCTAGCCACGGTTGAGTGGTTGTTTGGGATCTGTGTGATGGAGAACCGACGCTAGCGCGTATCGGCTCAGTTGTTGGACCTTGAGCCGCGATGGCGTTAGCCGCGGTTGAGTTGATGATTCGATCCCTGGGTCAATTTGAAAAGCCGAATGGCATCGACGGTGAGTCGGACGTTGTGCACGCGAATGACGTCCGCGCCTTGTAACATCACCGCCAATGAAACTCCAAGTGTTCCCGCATCGCGATCGGCTTCTTTGTCGCCGATCGCTTTACCGATGAAACCTTTGCGACTGTGCCCGATCAGAATTGGGACACCGATATCGCAAAAACGTTTGGTGTGCTGCAGCAATGTGAAGTTGTGTTCGTGGGTTTTGCCAAACCCGATTCCAGGGTCCAAACAAATTCGATCTCGCCTGATTCCGGCTGCTTCCAAGGCATTCAGGCGACGAACCAGATAGTCGTAGATTTCTTCGACGACATCGTCATAACTTGGATGATCTTGCATCGTCTGTGGGGTGCCCTGCATGTGCATTGCACAGATCCCGACTTCGTTTCGCAACGCGACGTTGATCATCTGCGGGTCGCCTTCGAGACCGGTGACATCGTTGATGATTTCCGCACCGGCTTGGATCGCGGCGCTCGCGACGGCAGCTTTACTGGTATCGATGCTGATCGGAATTGCAAGCCGATCGGAGAGGCCTTCGATAACCGGAATTGTCCGTCGAATTTCGTCTTCGGTGGCGACTGGATCACTGTAAGGACGAGTGCTTTCGCCACCGATGTCGATGATGTCGGCTCCATCGGACTGCATTTGCAGTGCAACCTCGATCGCACGGTCGACATCGTTGTGCCGTCCGCCATCAGAAAAACTGTCGGGCGTGACATTCAGGATGCCCATGACCAATGGGCGTTCTGACAACGGCAGGCTTCGTTGTCCGATATTCCAAGTGGATGGACGTTTCGCCGGTTTGCTGGGTGTATTCATGGGCATATTTAACCCGATGAATATGCATTGGTGTAGCCGCTGCAACCGAGTTGCAAGAGCGGTCGCTACCAGCGAGATTCCATTTGGGACACGATTCGGCTCGCCAATTGTTCGATGGCTTGCAGATTCGCCGTGTCGATGGACTGTCCAGCTTCGGGAACAAAGCGAGCGTTTTGGCTGAACCCAGTCATGTCGTTATTCAATGACGCGATGCTGTTTTGCATCAAAGGTTGACCGCCACGCGAGACCCAGTTGGCATGGACAGTGATGGCCGTATCAAGAGCACGCGGGTCATCACTAAGCACCTCAGTGAGAACCGTTTTGGACTGGGTGATGATTTTGACGTTCAAGACCGAATCAGCCATCGGACTGCTCACGACTTTGTAAGGCGTGCGGCGTTGAACTTCACTCACCAGTGCTTCGGTCAGTTGCTTGCCCAGGTCTGGGCGAAAGGTTTCGTTGCGAACGACCGGAATGTGAACGGTCCGAATGTTTGCCGGGTACATCGCATCGGCGCCAAAACGATAAGACGCACATCCACAAGAACCGGCAAGGACCAGCAACAGCGCGAACGCGACCTGATTGGAAGCGTTTGCGAGCTTGTGAAATGGTGTTCTGGTGCGGTCCATCGGTTGGGCCATTGCGAAGGCCTATCGGAAAATCGATTCGCTGGGGGCGGATTCTTCTTCGGAGCCTTGCTCTTGCAGGGTATCAACCGTGACCAACGGCGGAGATTGTTTTGCCGAAGGAAAGACTTTGGTCATGAACGCCAGTGGGCGGTCGGGAGAGCCCGGGAGCTCTTCGATCTTTGCCAACGTCTCGCGAGCTTGTTCAGCCTGCGGCGCCGAGGGATGGTCGCGGAGCAGCTTGCGATACAGGTCACGAGCGGCGCTGTATTCATGTTGCTTTTCACGAATGCCTGCGCGGAAGGCAAGCTTCTCTGCTTTGTGGTATTCGATTTCGGCAGCAGCCCTGGCAACCATCTTTTCGTACTTTTCGTCTTTCAGCTTGTCTGGAAAACGTCGGCGAGTTTGCTTGACCAAGTCGTCAGCTTCATCGAGCATCCGTTCGCTGTAGAGCGGCCCGGCGTAGACTTCCAGCTTGCAACGGATTCCCAGTAGATGGGCGTGGAACAAGTGGTCGCTATCGCTAAATGTTTCGCGTAGGTCAGTTAGGAATTCATCGGCCCGCTCGTAATCTTCGCGACGGATATATTCGATTGCCGCGGCCATCGTGGCGTCATCGGCGAGTTTACCGGTAGGGTCGTCGTATCGAATTTGATCAAGCACCCGAATCGCGTGGCTGGACGATTCACGCATCGGACGTTTTTTGTCAAAGAAGTTCAGCGTGTACCACGATTCGCTTCCCGACTTGTCGACGTCGATCCAGTATTTGCTGATCGAGAACAGGCGAGCAGCAGCTCGGTCGGTATGGCGGTTTCGAGGGAACTCCTTTTGCAGGTTTTCGAACGAATCGCGAGCGTTGTTTAGGTCGTCAGCGAAGAAGTACGCTTCGCCTTGCATGAATAACGCATCTTGATGAATCGCCGACCCGGGGGCCTCCTTGCTGGCTTTCTTGAATAGCTTTGCCGATTGCTGGAACATCTCCGCACGTTCGCCATCGGGGGCTTGGACAGCCTCACGGAAGATCGCATCGGCTTCGCGATACAGCTCTTTTGCTTTGGGCAAGTCTTCGCTTTCGCCGGTCACATAGCCAACCAAGTGGCTTGAGCCAAACCGATTCGTGCCCGGCTTGCGAGTTGTCGGCGTGCTTTCGCTTTCCGTCGACGAGTCCGCATCGGCGCTGGACATGAACGGCAGCGGCGGAAACATACTTTGTCCGCTGTCGGAACCACCAAAGGACTGGCAACCGACGGCACAAGCCATCAGAACCAAAGCCGTTGGCGTGTTGCGAATGATGCGTTTGTATTTCTTTTGATTGGCAGTTCGTTTCATTCGTCCGGTTCCATCCGGGCGGGCAGAAAATGTTGCATCCGAGGCATCGTGCCAAGGATTGCTTGGATGTATCGGTTCAGCACGCGTCGCAATTCGCCATAAACTGTCGTGGAAACAGAGACTGGGCTTCGCGTATGCGGTGCTAGCAATGTTTCGAGCTGTTCAATGGTGGCTGCTGCGACGCCGATGACCGAGGCTTGTCGGTTACGACAAGACATGCATACGACACCACCGGCGATGGGTGCAAATGAGATTCGACGTTCGCGTGCAACGGGCTTTCCGCAGTCGGCACAGTTTCGTGTGGTCGGTGCATGGCCAAGCAGTCTTAATGCGGATGCGTCAAACGCCAGCAAAGCCGCGGCGGAGTTGCCGGTGCCGTCGATTTGCCCAAGGGCATCGATGGCGGCATCGTACAGTGCCGGGTGCGGGTCGTGATTGTCCGTCATTAATCGAAGCATTTCGGCGACGTAGTATCCCGCGTAGAGTCGTTGAATGGATTTCTCGGCCCCACGAAATCTTCGTTGGAGCTTTGCCTCAGTTAGCAAATCGAGCGCATCGGAACTTTTACGAATCAGCACTACACGACAGACGGCGAGCAGGTCAAGCGATCCTTCGAAGGAACTCTTGGGGCGGCGGGCGCCTTTGGCGATCGCTGCGATTTGCCCAAAGTCTCTTGTAAGCAGGTGGACGACGAGACTGGTTTCGCTGAATTCGATCGTTCTGAGGACGATCGCCGTCGTCTGTTCGGAAGCCATTTAAAGTTCGTCGTCTTCGCCGAATTCGCCCAGCGATGCAAGCAATTGGCTCATTTCGGCAGCGGCATGGCTATCGTTTTGCGAGCGTGCTTGGTCGATCCCATCACGCAACTGCGTCCTGGCTTCGTCGATGCGGCCAAGGTCGACAAGTTGCTGAGCGGCCATAAAAAAGGCGGGCACGTAAGGCGGCGAATCCTTGGTCAATTCGCCAAGTTTTTCCAAGCTCGCACCATGGTCGCCCTCTTTGCGGAACTCCATTGCCAAGCTGTATCGCAAGAAGGTGTCGCTGGGATCGTCAGCCAGCATTTCCAAGATCTTTTCTTTTCGCGACATGGTTTAAAACTCCTTTTTCCAGCGTTGGCCGCCACTGATGTTTTCAAACTGTAAGGTGCCAAGTTGTTCGGCAAGCATGGAGTGTTCTGCGTCGATTACCGTTTCGACACGAAAGACACAGCGTGTTGCCAATGATTGAACCATGACGGAAACCAAGAAAACTTCGGCGGGAGTTAGCTGGTCAGGCTGTTCGATCACGGTCAAATCCAGAAGTGCTTCGCTGCAGCTCATCACCTGAGCTTCAGGGTCACTTAGCCATAAACGGCAGTTGGCCAAGCGGTCGCCATTGCGGTGATTGATCAACTGGTAATGTTCGATATCCATGTGGGCCATGGCCGATGCATATCGAGAATCCTGCGGAACGACGCCGCTGCATTCGCTGCGGGTGGTCCGCCGATATTGCATCATTTCACGGTTCACCGGCGGGCGATATGGGGCCGTTGTCACCGCCATTCGGGTGTAGCTTCCCCAAGGACGAAAACCGTGCCGTGACAGCAGCGATGAAACGCGGACGTCATAGTCGGGGATGCCGACCCCGTGGCCAATCGGTGGTAGGCCGACGTATCCGCATTGTTGATCACGGAGTGGGCCGGCGAGGATGGAATGGCAGCCCATCGCCGCCATTCGATCCATTGCGGCAAGCAGCAAATCGTCGCAACATTCCAGCCCCGCGGGAGTAAAGCAAATCGCAGAAAGGATCGCGACGTCTTCGGCAGGTTGGTCTTCCCAGGCATCGCCTTGGGCCCCTGGACGGCTAAAGTGGCAAAACGCTTCGACTTGGCCGTTGATCGTCGCGACAAGTAATTCACGGCTGGAAAAAAACATCCGTGATAAAATCGCACGTTCGATAATCGTCGTGCTGATCGGGGGCGGGGTTCCTGTTGTGGACCAATGTTGACTCCAAACCCGTGTCAGGTCTGGAAGGTCGGCGTTACAGAAGTCGCGTATTTCGGGCATTTGACGTAGGAAACTTCTCTGATCAGATTACCGAAGCGATCGATTATCGGTTAAATCACCGTTGTTGTTCGCCGAAGGGAGCGTCCCAATCGGTGCCTGCCAACGCGTTTTCCAGACCGCCTGTTTTTGGCCAGCATACTGACTTCACAACCATTTGGTTACCGCCCTAATTAGCCGTAATGCCTTCAGAAGCACTGCAAACAGATCCAACAGGGGATCCTCGTGAAGCCACACGTCCGGTCTTGCCGGTGGATGAACGCGTTCGCCAAGGGGGCTGGATTTTTATCGGCTCGTTGCTGGTTTTCTTTGTCACCAGCATTCTACTGTACGGTCTATACGTCTACAGCCGTCGAAACGACCCGCGTAGCGCAATTGAGCTGCCAGGTGCGTTTTTGGTGAGCACGATTTTTTTAGTCTCGATTAGCGGTTTGGTGCATTGGGCAACGCGGACGGTCCGGCGGGACCGATTTGGCCAAACAGCCATCCTGTTGGGTGCCAGTACGTTTGCGGCGATCGTTTTCACCGTGATCCAGTGCTGGGCTATGTTGAAAATGCTGCTGGGTTCAGATGCCTTTGCCGGGACAGGGCAGGGCGTGGCCGGGATGGTGATTGTCCTTGCCGTTCTTCACGCGCTGCACGTGCTCGGCGGAATCATTGCACTCGGGATCGTGGCCGCACGTGCTTCGATCGGGCTTTATGACCACGAGCGTCATTGGCCGGTCGATTTTGCAGCTCAGTACTGGCACTTCTTGGACATCGTTTGGCTCTGCATGATGCTAGCATTTTGGTGCACGACAGGCGGATTTGGTTTCTAGGCGACCGGCATCTGGCGATGCAAAACTTGAGTCGAAATCGACTTTATCATCAATCTTTACGCCGCGCGTCTGACTCTCGTACACTTCGCGGCGATCGCGCGTTTGCGATGCGCGACTGATCGCTACTTTCGCGGAGCGGAAGGCGACACATTTTGGCTAGCTACGGCTCGTATGCTTTGCCACACCGAACGGGATTTGCCAAAGGAAGGGCCGAATGTACCGCTGGTTACTCTGCTTTCGTTATTTGAAAACGCGTTATATCGCGCTCGCTTCGATCATCAGCGTCACGCTAGGTGTGGCGACATTGATCGTTGTCAACGCGGTGATGAGCGGCTTCTCTGCCGAGATGCACGAGCGGCTTCACGGGTTGGCATCGGACATCATGATCGAATGTCATGCGACCGGCGGAATGCCTGATCCGGAAGGTCACTTACGCGAAATTGAACGTGTTTGTGGACCGGCCATCGTTGGGTCTTCGGTCAGTGTGAGTGTGCCTGCGATGTTGAACATCAACTATCGGGGCCAGCAGATCGGACGTCACGTCAATTTGATCGGTTTGGATCCTGTGTCCTATGACCGAGTCAGCGACTTCGGCAAATACCTGTTGCATCCCGAGAATCAAAAGTCGGCGAGTTTCCAATTGCGTGATGACGGTTATGCACCCGATCGCAAGGAGCTTTCCAAAGCTGGGTGGGCTCACCGCAAAGAACGTGTTGCCAGCGATCGTCAAATCGAAGCGATGCTGGCCGAAGAGCGTCGACTGTTGGAACAGGTCAAACGTCAGCAGATGACGCCGGAAGAGATTGCTGCCGAGGAAGCTGCCAATGCCGCTGCGGCTGCGGGGCCAACCTTCGGTGCGTCGATGATGCCTTCCGCACTGGTCGGTGCTGGTGACACTGCTTCTGGTAGCTCTGCGACAGAGGAAAACATTGGTAGCAGCGAAAGCCGTTTGGCCGATTCGGTTGATCCGATGGAAAACCAGTTCGACGGAATCATCTTGGGCATTTCAACGTGCAGCGTTCGCGGCCGAAATCCTGATGGTGAAGTCGTCGACCACTATTACGCTCAGCCCGGCGATGACGTTCGGATGATGTTTCCGAGTGCGAGCGACGAACCTAAAGTGCTCAACCAGAAATTCACGGTCGTGGATTTGTACGAATCTGGGATGAGCGAATACGACAGCACATTTGCGTTCGTTCGTCTGGATCGTCTGCAGGAAGCTCGCGGAATGATCAATCCTGAATCGGGCGTTCGTAGCGTGACGACAATTCAATTGAAAGTCGCCGAAGGCGTTGAGTTGAACCTGGTGCGTGATGCTCTTCGTCGTCGCTTTCCTCCGGAAGTTTACCCTTACAACATTCAGACTTGGCGTGACTTGCAAGGTCCACTGTTGTCTGCCGTCAGACTTGAAACCACGATCCTGAACATACTGCTGTTCTTGATCATCGCGGTTGCAGGTTTTGGCATCTTGGCAACGTTTTTCATGATCGTCGTTGAAAAGACACGCGACATCGGAACGCTGAAGGCACTTGGCGCGTCCGGCCATGGCGTCAGCAGTATCTTTCTGACATACGGCCTACTGCTCGGTTTTGTCGGCAGTGGTGCAGGATTGGTTGGCGGATTGCTATTCGTCGACAACATCAACGGGATCGCGGGAATTGTCGAACGGATCACGGGGCAAGAGGTCTTTGATCCAACCGTGTATTACTTCAGCGAGATCCCCACCATCATTGAACCGCTAACTCTGGTTTGGGTGATGATTGGTGCGATGACGATCGCTGTGATGGCGAGCGTATTGCCGGCACTGCGTGCTGCCCGTATGCATCCGGTACGTGCACTGCGTTTTGAATAGGCGGGTTGCTGCACTTGGCACAACTTCCCCTCCCCGAAAACATTCCGTCCCTTCCAAAGTATCCTTTCACAATGTCTGACTCCATCGTTCTTAGCGCTCGCGGGCTGACCAAGAGTTATCACAAGGATCGAATCGCGGTCCCGGTTTTGCGTGGCGTTGACCTTGAGGTCGAAGAGGGCTTGGTCACGGTCTTGGTCGGGCGGAGCGGTAGCGGCAAGAGCACTTTGATGCACTTGCTGGCGACGTTGGATCGGCCCGATGCCGGTGAGGTTTGGTTTCAAGGGAAGCGAGTTGACAATGCATCTCGCAAGCGACGTGACTACTTTCGCAACCATGAAATCGGTGTGATCTTTCAGTTCTATCACTTGCTTCCAGAGCTTTCCGCGATTGAAAATGTTTTGGTTCCGGCGATGATTGGCC
The Stieleria sp. JC731 genome window above contains:
- a CDS encoding ABC transporter permease, with translation MYRWLLCFRYLKTRYIALASIISVTLGVATLIVVNAVMSGFSAEMHERLHGLASDIMIECHATGGMPDPEGHLREIERVCGPAIVGSSVSVSVPAMLNINYRGQQIGRHVNLIGLDPVSYDRVSDFGKYLLHPENQKSASFQLRDDGYAPDRKELSKAGWAHRKERVASDRQIEAMLAEERRLLEQVKRQQMTPEEIAAEEAANAAAAAGPTFGASMMPSALVGAGDTASGSSATEENIGSSESRLADSVDPMENQFDGIILGISTCSVRGRNPDGEVVDHYYAQPGDDVRMMFPSASDEPKVLNQKFTVVDLYESGMSEYDSTFAFVRLDRLQEARGMINPESGVRSVTTIQLKVAEGVELNLVRDALRRRFPPEVYPYNIQTWRDLQGPLLSAVRLETTILNILLFLIIAVAGFGILATFFMIVVEKTRDIGTLKALGASGHGVSSIFLTYGLLLGFVGSGAGLVGGLLFVDNINGIAGIVERITGQEVFDPTVYYFSEIPTIIEPLTLVWVMIGAMTIAVMASVLPALRAARMHPVRALRFE